CATTTCAAATGCATCATGTACTACCAATTGCCTTGCTCCTATTGCCAAGGTGCTCAACGATAAATTTGGTATTGAAAATGGTTTTATGACCACAATCCATGCCTACACCAACGATCAGGTTATCCTTGATGGCCCGCATACAGACCTGCGTCGTGCCCGTTCGGCTGCTTTATCGCAAATACCAACAACCACCGGCGCTGCTAAAGCTATCGGGCTGGTAATACCAGAACTTGACGGCAAGTTGGATGGGCTGGCCGTACGCATTCCGACCCCAACCGGTTCGCTGGTTGACCTGGTTGTTAACCTGAAAGTTGAAACCACCAAGGAAGCCATCAACGCTGCTATGAAAGAAGCCGCTGAAGGCCCAATGAAAGGCATACTCGAATATACCGAAGACGAAATTGTTTCTATTGATATTGTGCACAATCCGCACTCTTCCATTTTTGATGCTTCAAGCACCATGGTAAATGGGAAGACAATAAAAGTACTTTCATGGTACGATAACGAATGGGGTTATTCTGCCCGCGTTGTTGACATGATTGAAAAATTATTTTAAGACCCGATAAAAATCCTGGCAAGCAGTTTCAGCATTTTAATGACTGAAGCTACTTGCCAGGATTGCTTTTTCTGCACAAAATCTTCGATGCTATCTGAATCGCAGGATTTTATTGGTTGTGATGTAAATCTCGCCGTTCGCAGTCTGCAACTGACTTTGCATAAGAATTAACCCGGTTTTTTCTTCTCCTTTCAATCCAAGAGAGATCATTTCTTTCCCTGCCCGCTTGAATGCGAATTCTTCCAGTTGTATCATTTTGCCTGTTAAATCGTATAACCTGATGTTCAAAATTCCTGAACTTGGTAAATTATAAGTCAGCTTCAGGTTCTGACCTTCCAACTGATAGGTGATGAGGTTAAAATTTTTGCTTTCAGGTTTTTTAAAGTCGTTCACTGATGTTAACGTGTCAACGTTAAGCAATGCCGCGTTGCTGTATATATCGCAATGCAAGCTCGAAACAAGGCATTTGTACTGGAATTCGTCATAGGCTAACGGCACGGAAGTTAATGTGAGTGCAGGTGTTTCCACGCCTGAATATAAACCCTGGTTTTGGAGTATATCCCACGACGTTCCATTATCCTGGCTTTCGTACCACTGATACTGCTCTGCACCGCTGGCTACCACTGTGAAATTTGCATCCGATCCTGAATAAATTGTAAGATTTGAAGGGTGGGAATTGATGGCGGGAACCGCAAAAGTGCTGATTTGCCCGTTGATTGTAGAAAGTATGTACTGGATTTGATCTGCACTCAAAACAAACGACTGTGCCATAAATATAAGAGGAGTTGTTCCCTGGTTGAAATCAAAAACGAGCTCGAACAGTAAACCATCAGGAATGCTTACACCAAGGGCAGCAGACCAGGATATCTGCAAATGCGGAACCGGCACGGTTTGAACCGATGCAGTAGCGCCTTCGATCACAGGGTTCACGTTGGCAAGGCCTGTAAAACTTGCAACTGAAGGGTTATAGGAAATGAATATCCCGAACTCAATAACATCTTCCAGTGCGAAACCCTGAACAGGAACTGCAACTGTTTCGTCAGGACATGAACCAACACTTGGGAGCGCAAGCATAGCCGTGAGCTCAGGCAAAACTGTGAGCATTGCTGAATCTGACATGGCTACACAGGTATCGCTATCAGCGAGAAAACAACGATACCAATAACCGTCGAGTTCAACGGGAGCCTGTACAACGGTAAGCTCCGATCCGTTTACATTCTGGTAGCCTGCACCATTTTGGAGGTCATACCATCCCGCTCCATCAAATTCCTGCCACTGATAAGTGCTTGCACCAGTGGCTACAACTGAGAATGTAGCGTTGTTGCCTGCCGTAACAACTGTATTTTCAGGATTGGCTGTAATATGTGGGCCCATAATTGCCGAACCATCCTGGGTTGTGAATGGGATTGGCAACAGGTTCACACTCGTAAGATCGCAGTTAGGGTTAAATGTCAGATCAGAACTGCCGCCTTTGTAAATAAAGTAGAGTTCCAGAAGTGTTCCATTGCTTATATTTCCGGCAGTAGTACTACTCCAGACAATGTTGACCTGTGTGGTCGGAACCGTTACCGGGTTGCTGATCAGACCCATAAATTGTGGATCCAAATTGCCATGGCCATCATACTCCAACACAGCAGTATCATACCCAACATATAGGGTGATGGCTCCTACATTCAGGAAATCTTCAACATGCAGGGTGATCGTTATATCAGAACCGGGACATGATGTAACACTATCCAGAGAGAGAACAGCAGTTTGTGCAACTGCCAGACTTGCCAGGAAAAGGCTGAAAACCAATGCTACTGTCTTGATTGAATGCGTAATTTGTTTCATGATATTCAATTTTTTTCGGTCAATTATTTTAAAACCGGCGAAATACCTATTTGGTTTAATTTACACTTCACAAAGGTAGCGAAAATGCATTCCGGAGTCAATTTCATTTTTAACGCCTCAGATATACGATTTTGCTTTCAAGGGGTTGTTTGATCATAAAAATCCCAATATGTATTTTATAAAAACAAAAAAGCGGCATTCCTCATCAGGGATATGCCGCCTAAGTTTTCAGATCCAATATTAAATGCGTATCTGCCTGTAGGTTTCGAAGAAATAATTGCCAGGTATTGGTTCAGAATGCATAGCACACAGCCTATCTATTCAGCCAGTTTTTTGCGTGCATCATACACTTTTTTGCCTCCGTAGCCGGCAGCCATTAGCAAGAGGAATCCTGCTCCGGCACCAATTGGTGCACCTCCGCCTGGTGGTTGGTTACCGGGATCTCCATGACCCGGGGGCGGGGGAGGAGAGCTTTGCGCGTTTAATGCAAGCTGAAACATCAGCAAGAATGCAGGAAGCAATAAAACTTTGAATAGTATTTTCATCTCTGTAAAATTATATGTTGAATATTTTAATTGATTACCACTTTTCTTGTGGCAGTTTCGCCTGCCGAAATCATTCTGACAATGTATGAACCGCTGGGAACCGATAATGGAATATTGTTTAAACCTTGTCTGGATTCCTGGCTCAGAATCAACTGGCCCTGTGTATTGTATAACTCCACCACTGCCATTTCAGCCGGGCTAAGCACGTAAAGCAAATTGCCGTAAGTATAAGCCTGGAGGAGGTTGGTTACAGGGATTTCTTTATTTCCGACCGTTGTAAAGCTCAGCAGGAAGCGGTTAGCATCATCCTCGCTGGCGGAAGTGAAGGTATATACGGGTTGTTCGCTCAGATTTTGTGTGTGGTTCAATTTCAGGTCGGTGAGGTTGACAATAACATCACTGATGGTTTCCTGCATTTCAATAATGAAATCAGTATGGGCATTTTTATGGAACCCGAAAGGAATGCTCATGCCACCGCTCATTTCTGGAAGTGTGTTCGTTGAGAATCTTTTCTCATCAGCAACAGAGTAAAACATAGGAGCGTAGCCCGACATAAAATAGGCATCAAACGAAATATCGAAACCCTGAGTCGCTTCGGGGTTGAACTTTACAACACTGCGCTGTGCAGTTAAGCCTTGTGCATCGCCGGCAACAAGAAGTATGCGTTCATCATCTGATTTATACCAGGGTGTAGTATTATGTACCCTGTTAATTGCCAGCATACTCACTATACCACTTTCCTGAGTTGCAAAAACAAAGACTCCGTTGGCAGAGGGAATCGGATCACTTGGTTCAATATCAACATAGCCTTGACCAGATTCGCTCCATATTTTAGCTACTCCAGCTACGTCTCCCCAGGCCTCACCTCCCCATAGAAGTGCGCTGGCAAATGGATTGCCTACCAGGTTCCAGCCGTAATGATTGTCATTATCGGGAGTACCCGAACTGGTTATAGGAATATTGGCCACGTTCTCAGCATTAACGGGGCCAGTAAAGGTCTTGGTTCCCGCTTCCTGATAGGCTACCAGGTATCCTTCTCCGGAAAGAAAGGAGAAGATATTATTTGCTCCAACTTTCTGATTGAGCCAGAGTTGCACTGGTTCATCCCAGCCATAGAAATCATAATTGTTGTTGCTTAATCCATCCGGGGTCCAGTCGCCGCCAATGACCTGGCCTGAAACCGGTGCTGAAATCAAGTGCCAGCCATCACCATTAACACCCCAGTCGGCAGCGG
The Bacteroidales bacterium genome window above contains:
- a CDS encoding T9SS type A sorting domain-containing protein yields the protein MKKIILKRCLLTLGFITTMLTATAQNWQPAPTYEARLENFEQINSREFQFDLMLYRTGPNNFFYSQMQAFIIINPLIKGTSPTDPTVAVVSGSSQLGGGKAPGNSDFEYYLQGGFEGIRMINPANIAGSVDAEILPTGTRVARVRFLRLPSTETFPEVEPNLTWSFDLTLQTKVFYNECEFDEDIEDWNFGGSYEITNQNSHFIDFSDLNSRPLSRSVLTTAGNWGTAGNWHNSATPNTGNNVLLKADGIANGNYALNNLWIETNRSLTINPSAQLTVNGQLFKDNPALDALTLQSDATGTASLIHNTTGIIATIERYIAAADWGVNGDGWHLISAPVSGQVIGGDWTPDGLSNNNYDFYGWDEPVQLWLNQKVGANNIFSFLSGEGYLVAYQEAGTKTFTGPVNAENVANIPITSSGTPDNDNHYGWNLVGNPFASALLWGGEAWGDVAGVAKIWSESGQGYVDIEPSDPIPSANGVFVFATQESGIVSMLAINRVHNTTPWYKSDDERILLVAGDAQGLTAQRSVVKFNPEATQGFDISFDAYFMSGYAPMFYSVADEKRFSTNTLPEMSGGMSIPFGFHKNAHTDFIIEMQETISDVIVNLTDLKLNHTQNLSEQPVYTFTSASEDDANRFLLSFTTVGNKEIPVTNLLQAYTYGNLLYVLSPAEMAVVELYNTQGQLILSQESRQGLNNIPLSVPSGSYIVRMISAGETATRKVVIN
- the gap gene encoding type I glyceraldehyde-3-phosphate dehydrogenase, which produces MKIGINGFGRIGRNVLKLAYERSNMEVVGINDLTSTKVLAHLLKYDSTQGKFNGTVEFDDSNIIINGKKVPVFAEKNPINIPWSTTPDVVIEGTGVFRSKEGSKGGYGDHLKNGAKKVILCVPSKDKIDATIVLGVNDSDLKDSDECISNASCTTNCLAPIAKVLNDKFGIENGFMTTIHAYTNDQVILDGPHTDLRRARSAALSQIPTTTGAAKAIGLVIPELDGKLDGLAVRIPTPTGSLVDLVVNLKVETTKEAINAAMKEAAEGPMKGILEYTEDEIVSIDIVHNPHSSIFDASSTMVNGKTIKVLSWYDNEWGYSARVVDMIEKLF